Proteins from a single region of Aureibacter tunicatorum:
- a CDS encoding NADP-dependent malic enzyme produces MSKKLKKEALAYHEMGQPGKIEVVPTKPLTTQLDLALAYSPGVAEPCLEIEKNPGDSYRYTSRGNLVGVISNGTAVLGLGNIGALASKPVMEGKGVLFKKFAGIDVFDIEIDTEDPDEFIRIVKSLEPTFGGINLEDIKAPESFKIEEVLKKEMNIPLMHDDQHGTAIISAAGLINALELAEKRIDEVKIVVSGAGGSAIASSKLYVALGAKEENIVMLDSKGVIRKDRPGIENDPMKFQFATDRDITTLEEALTGADVFLGLSRGNIMGADEVMTMADKPIIFALANPTPEIAYDVAVAARPDAIIATGRSDYPNQVNNVLGFPYIFRGAMDVRATSINEEMKLASVHALAELAKLPVPQSVKAAYNDNSLSFGPQYLIPKPFDPRLISTVSPAVAKAAIESGVAKDCISDWDAYAKELEARIGIDQSIVTSMITQAQKDPKRVVFTDAESRVTLRAAEIVKAEGIAHPILLGNRERVNQLIEEEGLSLEGCPIINPVEEKEARATYGAQLFEKRKRKGVTLKSGKRMMRDRNMYGCMMLEMGDADAVIAGVTKDYPSSLNPALQVIGKSPKSEKVAGMYIVTNKKQTYFFADTTVNANPSSDDLVDIIGITADYVKSLGIEPRVAVLSYSNFGSAKGNTPEKIAEATQKAKDKYPDLVIDGDIQANVALNTKIQQEMYPFSELSDKGANTLIFPNLSSGNIAYKLLMEIGGAEATGPILLGMNKPVHILQLGASEREIINLTAIAVVDSQQKNH; encoded by the coding sequence ATGTCAAAAAAGTTGAAAAAAGAGGCTTTAGCATATCATGAAATGGGACAACCGGGAAAGATAGAAGTTGTGCCCACAAAACCTCTAACTACACAATTGGATTTGGCTTTGGCTTACTCTCCGGGAGTGGCAGAGCCATGCTTGGAAATTGAAAAAAATCCTGGAGACTCTTACAGATATACATCAAGAGGAAATCTTGTGGGAGTTATATCAAATGGTACAGCTGTGCTTGGCCTAGGAAATATAGGAGCTTTGGCTTCAAAGCCGGTTATGGAAGGAAAAGGTGTTCTTTTCAAGAAGTTTGCCGGAATTGATGTTTTTGATATTGAGATCGATACTGAGGATCCAGATGAGTTTATTCGAATTGTCAAATCTTTGGAGCCGACATTCGGAGGAATTAACCTTGAGGATATTAAAGCGCCTGAAAGCTTTAAGATTGAAGAAGTTCTTAAGAAGGAAATGAATATTCCTTTGATGCATGATGATCAACATGGTACGGCTATAATTTCAGCGGCAGGCTTGATTAATGCTTTGGAGCTTGCTGAAAAGCGTATTGATGAAGTTAAGATAGTGGTTAGTGGCGCGGGAGGCTCTGCAATTGCTTCATCGAAGCTCTATGTTGCTCTTGGAGCAAAAGAGGAAAATATTGTTATGCTGGATAGTAAAGGCGTGATTCGAAAAGATCGACCTGGCATTGAGAATGATCCAATGAAATTCCAGTTTGCTACTGACAGAGACATTACAACTTTGGAGGAAGCATTGACAGGAGCTGACGTATTCTTAGGATTGTCTAGAGGGAATATCATGGGGGCTGATGAGGTTATGACTATGGCTGACAAGCCAATCATCTTCGCGCTGGCTAATCCTACGCCTGAGATTGCTTATGATGTTGCTGTGGCGGCTAGACCTGACGCTATTATCGCTACTGGAAGATCGGATTATCCTAATCAAGTGAATAACGTTTTGGGCTTCCCTTATATATTCAGAGGAGCGATGGACGTAAGAGCTACGTCGATAAATGAAGAGATGAAATTGGCTTCTGTGCATGCTTTAGCAGAATTGGCTAAGTTGCCTGTTCCGCAAAGTGTGAAAGCCGCTTATAACGACAACTCACTGAGTTTTGGCCCACAGTATTTGATTCCTAAGCCATTTGATCCTAGATTGATATCAACGGTATCTCCAGCAGTTGCCAAAGCCGCGATTGAGTCAGGTGTTGCCAAGGATTGCATTAGTGATTGGGATGCTTACGCTAAGGAATTGGAGGCAAGAATTGGTATCGATCAATCAATCGTGACGAGCATGATTACTCAAGCTCAGAAAGATCCGAAGAGAGTCGTATTTACAGATGCGGAATCTCGAGTTACACTAAGAGCTGCAGAAATCGTAAAAGCGGAAGGCATAGCGCATCCAATTCTGTTGGGTAATAGAGAGAGAGTTAATCAGCTGATTGAAGAGGAAGGCTTGTCGTTAGAAGGTTGTCCGATTATCAACCCTGTGGAGGAGAAAGAAGCTAGAGCAACTTATGGCGCTCAACTTTTCGAGAAGAGGAAAAGAAAAGGAGTTACTTTGAAATCGGGCAAGCGTATGATGAGGGATCGCAATATGTACGGTTGCATGATGCTTGAGATGGGAGATGCTGATGCAGTAATCGCAGGTGTGACTAAGGATTATCCTAGCTCATTGAATCCGGCTTTGCAAGTTATCGGCAAGAGCCCAAAAAGCGAGAAAGTCGCTGGTATGTATATCGTTACGAATAAAAAACAGACTTATTTCTTCGCGGATACGACAGTGAATGCTAATCCGAGTTCTGATGACTTGGTGGATATCATTGGTATTACAGCTGACTATGTCAAGTCTTTGGGCATTGAGCCGAGAGTAGCGGTGTTGTCTTACTCCAACTTTGGTTCTGCAAAAGGCAATACGCCTGAGAAAATTGCTGAAGCAACGCAAAAAGCGAAGGACAAATATCCTGATTTGGTGATCGATGGGGATATTCAGGCAAATGTCGCTTTGAATACAAAAATTCAACAAGAGATGTACCCATTCAGTGAATTGTCTGATAAAGGAGCTAACACGTTGATATTCCCTAATTTGTCTTCTGGTAATATTGCTTATAAACTTCTAATGGAAATAGGAGGCGCTGAAGCGACAGGACCTATTTTACTAGGAATGAATAAACCAGTCCATATTTTGCAGTTGGGAGCCTCGGAAAGAGAGATTATCAATCTGACAGCAATAGCTGTAGTGGATTCTCAGCAAAAAAATCATTAG
- the ruvA gene encoding Holliday junction branch migration protein RuvA, translating to MIAYIKGELTHKEPAFIVLETGGIGYEVKISLNTFSRIKDLDECMLLTYMQVREDAHTLYGFLEQSEKKLFMLLIGISGVGANTALAILSSLGVEEIEQAIVNEDKKAIESVKGIGAKTAQRIILELKDKLVKQGVVTSKAEIAGGVSNIAQYAIREESLAALTTLGIAKATAEKAIESILKGASGDITTEEVIKQALKRK from the coding sequence ATGATTGCTTACATTAAAGGAGAATTAACGCACAAAGAGCCTGCATTTATAGTGTTGGAGACTGGGGGGATAGGTTATGAAGTTAAGATCTCTTTGAATACTTTTTCTCGCATCAAGGATTTAGACGAATGCATGCTGCTGACTTATATGCAAGTCAGGGAAGATGCGCATACGCTTTATGGTTTTTTAGAACAGTCTGAAAAAAAGCTATTTATGCTTTTGATTGGAATTTCAGGAGTAGGAGCGAACACGGCTTTGGCCATTTTATCTTCCTTAGGTGTGGAAGAAATAGAACAGGCCATAGTCAATGAGGATAAAAAAGCGATTGAGTCGGTAAAAGGAATAGGTGCCAAAACCGCTCAAAGAATAATATTGGAGCTTAAGGATAAGCTCGTGAAACAGGGTGTTGTAACGTCTAAAGCTGAAATTGCTGGAGGCGTTTCAAATATTGCACAATATGCTATAAGGGAAGAATCTTTGGCTGCGTTGACAACGCTTGGCATTGCGAAAGCAACTGCTGAAAAAGCCATAGAATCTATACTGAAGGGAGCTTCCGGTGATATCACAACGGAAGAGGTTATTAAGCAGGCATTGAAACGCAAGTAA